DNA sequence from the Nitrospirota bacterium genome:
AAAAAATTAACCAAGAAATACCCCTCAATTAAAGAAGAAATCAGAAATTTCAAATGAACTTTAAAAATAGATGTTGATTTGGTGTGTTATAAGTGTTACACTACGAAAAAAGGAGGTAATATAATATGCCGGCAAAAAATCCAAGAATTAATGTTGTGCTGGAAAAGCCGATTTACAACAGCGTCCGGCATCTTGCAGAAAAAGAAGGCGTATCACTTTCACTTAAGGTCCGTGATCTGGTAAAAGAGGCATTGGAAATGGAAGAAGATATAGCTCTGTCAAAATTTGCTGAAAAAAGGGAGAAAACCTTCACCAAAGCAAAAGCCTTAAAACATAGTGAGGTTTGGTAGCTTTGCCGTTTGAGCTTAGATACCACCCTGATGTTAAGGCTGTTGATATCCCCTTGCTCAATGAAAAACTCAAAATCCGCATTAAAAACGCCATAGAAACACGCCTTGCAGTTGCACCCCATCAATACGGCGAACCTTTAAGAAAAACCTTAAAAGGGTATTGGAAATTAAGGGTTGGGGATTACAGAGTGGTATTTAAGATAATGAGCAATGAAGTCTGGATATTTGGCATTATTCACAGAAAGAAAGCGTATGAGATGATTGAGAAAAGGGCATAAAGAAAATAGTGATGAAAAAAGTTGAAATTATTCCTATTGCGCAAAGAAAAGCAGAAAAGAGAGGGATTAAAAGAGACCTAATAGAAGATACCCTAATAAATCCAGCACAGGTGCTTGATGGCTACGGAGGCAGAAAAGTTGCACACAAAAAGCTTTTCATAGATAATAAGGAATATCTTTTAAGAGTTATTTATGAAGAGACATGAAGAAATATATATCGTAGTAACGGCTTACATTACATCACAGATAAGTCGCTACTGGAAGGAGGGACAATAAATGAAGATAGAATATGACCCAATTCATGACCTTTTAAATATCGAGTTTATAGCCGAAGAGGCTATTGCTGAATCTGTTGAGCTTGACGGTGTAATAATTGATTACTCAAAGGACGGAAGGATTGTTGCCATTGAAATACTTGATGCA
Encoded proteins:
- a CDS encoding antitoxin, RHH family protein, which gives rise to MPAKNPRINVVLEKPIYNSVRHLAEKEGVSLSLKVRDLVKEALEMEEDIALSKFAEKREKTFTKAKALKHSEVW
- a CDS encoding type II toxin-antitoxin system RelE/ParE family toxin; the protein is MPFELRYHPDVKAVDIPLLNEKLKIRIKNAIETRLAVAPHQYGEPLRKTLKGYWKLRVGDYRVVFKIMSNEVWIFGIIHRKKAYEMIEKRA
- a CDS encoding DUF2283 domain-containing protein: MKIEYDPIHDLLNIEFIAEEAIAESVELDGVIIDYSKDGRIVAIEILDAGKRTTKNPLDLIDLSIVKEKAVA